A window of the Leucothrix mucor DSM 2157 genome harbors these coding sequences:
- the tsf gene encoding translation elongation factor Ts produces MAITAAMVKELRERTGAGMMDCKRMLTETDGDMDAAIDLMRKSGAAKADKKAGRIAAEGRVIIALSEDKKEAAVVEVNCETDFVAKDDNFVGFAEAVAAQVLADKPADVAALSELPLDSGESIAETRNNLVAKIGENIQVRRFQLMTATDADAEVNFYQHGERIGVAVVLKGGDEALGKDIAMHIAASRPICVSEADVPAEVLEKEKEIFIAQAQDSGKPMSIIEKMVEGRMRKYLAEVTLLGQAFVKDSDQTIAQLLKSAGAEVVSFLRYEVGEGIEKKQEDFAAEVMAQVKQSS; encoded by the coding sequence ATGGCTATTACAGCTGCAATGGTTAAAGAGTTACGCGAGCGTACTGGCGCTGGCATGATGGACTGTAAAAGAATGCTCACCGAAACTGATGGTGACATGGATGCTGCGATTGATCTGATGCGTAAGTCAGGTGCTGCCAAAGCTGATAAGAAAGCTGGCCGTATTGCTGCAGAAGGCCGCGTTATCATCGCATTAAGCGAAGATAAGAAAGAAGCTGCTGTTGTTGAAGTTAACTGCGAAACAGATTTCGTTGCTAAAGATGATAACTTCGTTGGCTTTGCAGAAGCGGTTGCTGCTCAAGTATTGGCTGATAAGCCTGCTGATGTTGCTGCACTGTCTGAGTTGCCTTTGGATTCTGGTGAGTCTATCGCTGAAACTCGTAACAACTTGGTTGCTAAGATCGGTGAAAACATCCAGGTTCGTCGTTTCCAGCTGATGACTGCAACAGATGCTGATGCAGAGGTTAACTTCTACCAGCACGGTGAGCGTATTGGTGTAGCAGTTGTGCTGAAAGGCGGCGACGAAGCACTGGGTAAGGACATTGCAATGCACATTGCTGCTAGCCGTCCTATCTGTGTATCTGAAGCTGATGTTCCTGCTGAAGTATTGGAGAAGGAAAAAGAAATCTTCATCGCTCAGGCACAGGACAGCGGTAAGCCAATGTCTATCATCGAGAAGATGGTTGAAGGCCGTATGCGTAAGTATCTTGCTGAAGTAACATTGTTAGGTCAGGCTTTCGTTAAAGATAGCGACCAAACTATTGCTCAGTTACTGAAATCTGCTGGTGCGGAAGTAGTTAGCTTCCTGCGTTACGAAGTAGGTGAAGGTATTGAGAAGAAGCAAGAAGACTTTGCAGCTGAAGTTATGGCTCAGGTCAAGCAATCTAGCTAA
- the rpsB gene encoding 30S ribosomal protein S2 — MAKVTMRQMLEAGVHFGHQTRYWNPKMGQYIFGDRNKIHIINLEKTLPMFNDALNFTGKLAARGGKILFVGTKRAAQNTVREEATRCKMPYVNYRWLGGMLTNFKTVKQSIRRLQELDKMIADGTMQSRGKKEILTLTRELDKLEKSLGGIKDMRSLPDALFIIDVGHEDIAVKEAVTLGIPVIGVVDTNNALTGIDYVIPGNDDAIRAIQLYASAVADSIVEGHVSAATTAEDMAAAVPVAAAEEAPAAEASTEAAAE, encoded by the coding sequence ATGGCAAAAGTTACAATGCGCCAAATGCTAGAAGCAGGCGTTCACTTCGGACACCAAACTCGTTACTGGAACCCAAAGATGGGTCAGTACATCTTTGGTGATCGCAACAAGATTCATATCATCAACCTTGAGAAGACTCTTCCAATGTTCAACGACGCGTTGAACTTTACTGGTAAGTTGGCTGCTCGTGGTGGAAAAATTCTGTTCGTTGGTACTAAGCGTGCAGCACAAAACACGGTTCGCGAAGAAGCGACTCGTTGTAAAATGCCTTACGTAAACTACCGCTGGTTGGGTGGTATGCTGACTAACTTTAAAACAGTTAAGCAGTCAATCCGTCGCTTGCAAGAGCTAGACAAGATGATTGCTGATGGCACCATGCAGAGCCGTGGTAAGAAAGAGATTCTGACTCTGACTCGCGAGCTGGACAAGCTAGAGAAGAGCTTGGGCGGTATCAAAGATATGCGTTCTTTGCCAGATGCTTTGTTCATCATCGACGTTGGGCATGAAGATATTGCTGTTAAAGAAGCTGTGACTCTGGGTATTCCAGTAATCGGTGTGGTTGATACTAACAATGCTTTGACTGGTATTGATTATGTAATTCCTGGTAACGACGATGCAATTCGTGCGATCCAGTTATATGCATCTGCCGTTGCTGACAGCATCGTTGAAGGCCACGTAAGTGCTGCAACAACCGCTGAAGATATGGCTGCTGCTGTACCAGTTGCGGCTGCTGAAGAAGCACCTGCTGCAGAAGCATCAACAGAAGCTGCTGCTGAGTAA
- the map gene encoding type I methionyl aminopeptidase, translating to MAVTIKTAEEIEKMRIAGKLASQVLDMIKPHVVPGVTTNTLNDICHDYIVNELGSIPAPLNYGNPPFPKSICTSLNTQICHGIPSEKKLKKGDTMNIDVTIIKDGYHGDTSRMYHIGDVAAPAARLSHIAQVAMYIGIDMVKPGVRLGDIGHAIQTYAEAQHTSVVREYCGHGIGAVFHEEPQVLHYGKPNTGLVLEPGMTFTIEPMINLGKRETRLLGDQWTVVTKDRSLSAQWEHTILVTETGYEILTLREEEANWKTLLP from the coding sequence ATGGCTGTCACTATAAAAACCGCTGAAGAAATCGAAAAAATGCGTATCGCCGGAAAACTTGCCTCGCAAGTTCTGGACATGATTAAACCGCATGTTGTTCCCGGCGTAACGACAAATACATTAAATGACATTTGTCATGACTATATAGTTAATGAACTAGGTTCTATTCCGGCCCCGCTCAACTATGGCAACCCGCCATTCCCTAAATCTATCTGCACCTCGCTTAACACGCAAATTTGTCACGGCATTCCCAGCGAGAAAAAGCTGAAGAAAGGTGACACGATGAATATTGACGTCACCATTATTAAAGATGGCTATCACGGCGATACCAGCCGCATGTACCACATTGGCGATGTCGCGGCTCCGGCTGCTCGCCTGAGCCATATTGCACAGGTCGCCATGTACATTGGTATCGATATGGTTAAGCCTGGTGTTCGCTTGGGCGATATCGGCCATGCCATCCAAACTTATGCCGAAGCTCAACATACTTCAGTCGTCCGTGAGTATTGTGGTCATGGTATTGGCGCAGTGTTTCATGAAGAGCCGCAGGTCTTACACTACGGCAAACCAAACACCGGCTTGGTATTAGAGCCTGGTATGACGTTTACCATTGAGCCAATGATTAATCTGGGTAAGCGCGAAACTCGCCTACTGGGTGATCAGTGGACCGTAGTTACCAAAGACCGCTCACTCTCAGCACAATGGGAGCACACAATTTTAGTCACTGAAACCGGTTATGAAATTCTGACGCTTCGTGAAGAAGAAGCTAACTGGAAGACCCTATTACCATGA
- a CDS encoding DUF2059 domain-containing protein, giving the protein MTLNRMASIAVLIIVCSTGFADDTSHQQAAAELLEVTHSDEIAASLIDEMKQLIDEIPHSDDLSAEQSKLLTDFKLEMQTLITNTFGWSAMQEDYSKVYADAYTEAELKQLTAFYKTDLGQKLLEHGNDVAEALDLIPQQRIETLMPQMQQSAQAIMLKIEALSTKDSEATENTE; this is encoded by the coding sequence ATGACCTTAAACCGGATGGCCAGTATTGCAGTACTTATTATAGTGTGTAGTACTGGCTTTGCGGATGACACCTCGCATCAGCAAGCCGCCGCTGAGCTATTAGAGGTCACTCACTCCGATGAAATCGCTGCCAGCCTAATTGATGAGATGAAACAACTCATTGACGAAATCCCACATAGCGATGACCTAAGCGCAGAACAAAGCAAATTACTCACTGACTTCAAACTGGAGATGCAGACACTGATAACCAATACCTTCGGTTGGTCTGCAATGCAGGAAGATTACAGTAAAGTCTATGCTGACGCTTACACTGAAGCAGAGCTCAAACAACTGACTGCCTTTTATAAGACTGACCTTGGGCAAAAATTGCTGGAACATGGCAATGACGTTGCCGAAGCACTGGATCTGATCCCTCAGCAACGCATCGAAACACTAATGCCACAAATGCAACAGTCCGCACAGGCAATCATGCTCAAAATAGAAGCACTTAGCACTAAAGATTCAGAAGCTACTGAAAACACGGAATAA
- a CDS encoding DEAD/DEAH box helicase, which produces MSFSNLNLQDSFVASIEAAGYQSPTDLQTKLIPLVGERKSVLVWSQSAAGKTGAFLIPAVNYILANPLEEKRGARILILTSRRDRVSQINYTLKRLTRDHNMRFGFIVSGRPYQPQMRLMRRPLDMMVATPGRLGDLVDNNKADFSQLEMLIIDDMTTIYQKNMHPLISKIMEQTKRDCPVVAFVRYDEEVNHLARELLPDAVEIEGLEGEDEELPVNTDDALVINVPTPKSTEAPKKTFPEHPQHVYVADDYTHKIALMDHFLDELEGEPTVIYVSTTKAASVLQDNLANLGHVAELAHDLKPNEISSTDTPTLIVSDQKPLDLPAGQDQHIIHFDLPFKLDNYRKRIDKHDQSREDAMIILADGNDYDSLQRIEKAIGSSIEQHTAPGLEPLNPFVSTQPAASRNNSNTRKSNPRTNTSTNKRAPRARTSTANANASTGKKPAAPRKNTRKPAAKTAGATNTTNNKTNTRSRSTGTDDKENRRQRKGPYGRLNGGAQRKRNDVGVSSVGTQAPAVSPMSNKEWDNAVTSKNKPEKEKRVVIRYKDKKRTLVKEDPGSDA; this is translated from the coding sequence TTGTCATTTTCTAACTTAAATTTACAAGACAGCTTTGTTGCTTCTATTGAAGCTGCAGGTTATCAGTCGCCTACAGATCTCCAAACTAAGTTAATTCCGTTAGTCGGAGAAAGGAAATCTGTATTGGTCTGGAGTCAATCAGCGGCAGGTAAAACTGGCGCATTTCTGATTCCCGCCGTTAATTATATTCTGGCTAATCCGCTGGAGGAAAAACGGGGTGCGCGCATTCTGATTTTGACTTCGCGACGTGATCGCGTCAGTCAAATTAACTACACCCTCAAACGACTGACCCGCGATCATAATATGCGCTTTGGGTTTATTGTTAGCGGCCGCCCTTATCAACCACAGATGCGACTTATGCGCAGACCGTTGGATATGATGGTTGCCACCCCCGGTCGCTTAGGTGATTTGGTTGATAATAATAAAGCGGACTTCTCTCAACTGGAAATGCTGATCATTGACGATATGACCACCATTTATCAGAAGAATATGCACCCGCTAATCAGCAAAATTATGGAACAGACGAAACGTGACTGCCCGGTCGTTGCCTTTGTGCGCTACGACGAGGAAGTTAATCATCTGGCCAGAGAGTTACTGCCAGATGCCGTTGAGATCGAAGGTTTGGAAGGTGAAGACGAAGAGCTACCGGTAAATACCGATGACGCACTCGTTATCAATGTCCCCACACCAAAATCAACAGAAGCGCCTAAAAAGACATTCCCAGAACACCCGCAACATGTTTACGTTGCCGATGACTACACGCATAAGATCGCGTTAATGGATCATTTTCTGGATGAGCTGGAGGGAGAGCCAACCGTTATTTATGTCTCTACCACTAAAGCGGCCTCTGTACTTCAAGATAACTTGGCCAACCTCGGACACGTCGCAGAACTGGCACATGATCTTAAGCCGAACGAAATCTCCAGCACTGATACGCCAACCCTCATTGTTTCAGATCAAAAGCCACTAGACCTGCCAGCGGGACAAGATCAACACATTATTCATTTTGATCTGCCGTTTAAGCTAGACAACTATCGCAAGCGAATCGATAAGCACGATCAGAGCCGCGAAGACGCCATGATTATTCTGGCGGACGGTAATGATTACGACTCATTACAGCGCATAGAAAAGGCAATCGGCTCATCAATTGAGCAGCACACTGCACCGGGCTTAGAACCTCTCAATCCATTTGTTAGCACTCAACCCGCCGCCTCAAGAAACAACAGCAACACCCGCAAGTCTAATCCCAGAACCAATACCAGTACGAATAAGCGCGCGCCAAGAGCACGCACCAGTACCGCGAATGCAAATGCAAGTACGGGAAAGAAGCCAGCTGCACCAAGAAAGAATACTCGTAAGCCTGCAGCAAAAACCGCTGGAGCGACCAATACGACTAACAATAAAACCAATACCCGCTCCCGTAGCACTGGCACCGATGACAAAGAAAACCGTCGTCAGCGCAAAGGTCCTTATGGACGCTTAAATGGCGGCGCTCAACGTAAGCGTAATGATGTTGGCGTAAGCAGTGTAGGTACGCAAGCACCTGCCGTTAGCCCCATGTCTAATAAAGAATGGGATAATGCAGTAACCAGCAAAAATAAGCCCGAGAAAGAAAAACGTGTGGTTATCCGCTATAAGGATAAGAAGCGCACCTTGGTTAAAGAAGACCCGGGCTCGGACGCTTAA
- a CDS encoding tetratricopeptide repeat protein, which produces MQRESLAAQRGQGWLVSFAALIVLSAIGVVAYTIITTPKPEATIVEPTAPAVAPALSNQDLLQISQQLSLKYLSKKSTSAEEDRQALNNTLNNLSRSDSATDRLALQQLKAGELDEAITTLKAQALDTKAPREAAKHWLDIGNLQNLNSGDDALSAYQKSVTLDPDNINAWNRIGHLERQRKQYDRAEIAYRNVTRLGNNQSQTQALALANFGLLYQTQNKTEQAIDAFAQALKINTTLNNNAGIASNSENLASLYRQLNQWENAEQHYRRALEIYKADKHVAKSIELHAALGSLYQANQQSELALSEYQQALALNVENPDKRFNASLYSSMGILAQQSNELDKAEEYFNQALALYEEMNNLRGTADQLSNLATVSRSRRQYEASEALHLKAIALYEQGKYPQAITTQHTNLGFLYTAWKKNDLACKYWRKSVEGLTGERNSARRARIEAIIERDCQTEVTVQPETDETPVAEALTTPEPSTTDTEPPVPEAEAVPESSTTP; this is translated from the coding sequence ATGCAGAGGGAATCATTAGCAGCGCAACGCGGACAAGGATGGCTGGTCAGTTTTGCTGCTTTAATCGTACTAAGCGCGATTGGTGTCGTTGCTTACACCATTATCACCACACCTAAGCCAGAAGCAACTATCGTAGAGCCCACTGCTCCGGCGGTTGCACCCGCTCTGAGCAATCAAGATTTACTGCAAATATCCCAGCAGCTTTCACTTAAATATCTCAGCAAAAAAAGCACTTCTGCCGAAGAAGATCGCCAAGCACTCAATAACACCCTGAACAACCTCAGCCGTAGTGACTCAGCCACCGACCGACTTGCATTACAGCAATTAAAAGCGGGTGAACTGGATGAGGCAATCACTACCCTGAAAGCTCAGGCACTGGATACCAAAGCACCTCGCGAAGCAGCCAAACACTGGCTCGACATTGGTAATTTACAGAATTTGAATTCAGGCGATGATGCATTGAGCGCTTATCAAAAGTCTGTAACATTGGACCCGGATAATATCAATGCATGGAATCGTATCGGACACCTTGAACGTCAACGCAAACAATATGATCGGGCAGAAATTGCTTACCGTAATGTCACGCGCCTAGGAAACAACCAAAGCCAGACTCAAGCATTGGCATTGGCTAATTTTGGTTTGCTGTATCAAACTCAAAACAAAACTGAGCAAGCCATTGATGCCTTCGCACAAGCTCTGAAAATCAATACGACGCTAAACAACAATGCTGGCATTGCTTCCAACAGCGAAAATCTTGCCAGCTTATATCGCCAGCTAAACCAGTGGGAAAATGCCGAACAGCATTACCGCCGAGCGCTGGAGATTTATAAAGCAGATAAGCATGTCGCCAAAAGCATTGAGCTCCATGCCGCGCTAGGCAGCTTGTATCAAGCTAACCAGCAATCGGAACTGGCCCTCAGCGAGTACCAACAAGCACTAGCACTGAACGTTGAAAATCCTGATAAACGCTTTAATGCCAGCCTGTATAGCAGCATGGGAATTCTGGCACAGCAAAGTAATGAGCTAGACAAAGCAGAAGAGTATTTTAATCAGGCGTTGGCGCTGTACGAAGAAATGAATAATCTGCGCGGAACAGCTGATCAGTTAAGTAATTTGGCCACAGTGAGCCGAAGTCGCAGGCAGTATGAAGCCAGCGAAGCACTACACCTAAAAGCAATCGCGCTGTATGAACAAGGAAAGTATCCGCAAGCCATCACTACTCAGCACACTAATCTAGGCTTTCTTTACACCGCATGGAAGAAGAACGATCTCGCCTGCAAATATTGGCGCAAGAGTGTTGAAGGCCTCACAGGAGAACGTAATAGCGCTCGTAGGGCACGGATTGAAGCAATCATTGAGCGTGACTGCCAAACTGAGGTAACAGTCCAACCTGAGACCGACGAGACTCCTGTCGCTGAAGCACTCACAACTCCAGAGCCTTCTACTACAGACACTGAGCCACCCGTTCCGGAAGCTGAGGCAGTACCAGAAAGCTCGACAACACCCTAG
- a CDS encoding S1C family serine protease, translated as MFKLVNYKKNLLIALMTGFVMSFMASAAMADAETEAAEQKKLMVLGDAKEAVVKLFVVSHLVDTLKPWNSYIDRSTGSGFIIGGNQILTNAHVVSNATFIEVRKHGETNRYEAVVSNISHDSDLAIVTLKDPVPGFFDTKALGFGDLPQAQQEVTAYGYPVGGDSLSVTRGVVSRIERSVYVHKSRSLISVQVDAAINPGNSGGPVMSGDKVVGVVMQSMNSSENVGYIIPTAVVKHFLTDLEDKRYDGFPTLGILHQEIESPALRSKYGVTDDQSGVLVSMVYPSAPAEGILMKDDIITTIDGHKIANNGMVAFRYKETIAYEHYVDMHQLGDEVKLSIIRDAKPMDVVVKLSRTEDAFDLVSAPKFEEKPSYFIVGGFIFMPLTDDLITASRRRVNFDERIMTLKNFWPTETRKEAVILTRVLPANSNKGFHDVSFLLIEKLNGHTFEDFKSFYKLIKGSKDDFIKLEDEFGYQVVIDRKKALSSQDSILKLYSVGAAQSEDLNEIDKELEAPKATKAGSAV; from the coding sequence ATGTTCAAACTTGTTAACTATAAGAAAAACTTATTAATAGCGCTGATGACAGGCTTTGTGATGTCATTTATGGCGAGCGCTGCAATGGCAGATGCTGAGACGGAAGCTGCCGAACAAAAAAAGCTAATGGTGCTGGGTGACGCCAAAGAAGCGGTGGTTAAGCTGTTTGTTGTGTCTCATTTGGTGGATACACTAAAGCCTTGGAATTCTTATATCGACCGTTCAACGGGGTCCGGATTTATTATCGGTGGTAACCAGATTCTGACCAATGCGCATGTCGTTTCTAATGCGACCTTTATCGAAGTGAGAAAGCACGGTGAAACGAATCGCTATGAGGCGGTTGTCTCCAATATTTCTCACGACTCTGATTTGGCGATCGTAACGCTAAAAGATCCGGTACCGGGTTTCTTTGATACTAAGGCATTGGGCTTTGGTGATTTGCCACAGGCTCAGCAGGAAGTAACGGCTTACGGTTATCCGGTCGGTGGTGATAGTTTGAGTGTTACTCGTGGTGTCGTGTCCCGTATCGAGCGTTCAGTCTATGTACACAAGAGCCGCAGCCTGATTTCCGTACAAGTGGATGCTGCGATTAATCCGGGCAATAGTGGTGGTCCTGTGATGTCTGGTGACAAAGTCGTCGGTGTTGTTATGCAGTCGATGAACTCATCAGAAAATGTCGGCTACATCATTCCTACGGCGGTTGTTAAGCACTTCCTGACGGATTTGGAAGACAAGCGTTATGATGGCTTCCCAACACTGGGAATTTTGCATCAAGAGATTGAAAGTCCGGCACTGCGCAGTAAGTACGGTGTAACGGATGATCAGAGTGGAGTATTGGTTTCAATGGTTTACCCAAGCGCACCGGCTGAAGGTATTCTGATGAAGGATGACATCATCACCACTATTGATGGTCATAAGATTGCTAATAACGGCATGGTTGCGTTCCGTTACAAAGAAACCATTGCTTACGAGCATTATGTTGATATGCACCAGCTGGGTGACGAAGTGAAGCTGAGTATTATTCGTGATGCTAAGCCAATGGATGTAGTGGTGAAGCTCTCTCGTACCGAAGATGCATTTGATCTGGTATCCGCACCAAAGTTTGAAGAAAAGCCAAGCTACTTTATTGTTGGTGGTTTCATATTTATGCCATTAACGGATGACTTGATTACGGCAAGCCGTCGTCGTGTGAATTTTGATGAGCGCATTATGACGCTGAAAAATTTCTGGCCCACAGAAACTCGTAAAGAAGCGGTTATTCTGACACGCGTTTTACCGGCTAACAGTAATAAAGGCTTTCATGATGTATCGTTCTTGCTGATTGAAAAGTTGAACGGGCATACCTTTGAGGACTTCAAATCGTTCTACAAGCTAATCAAAGGCAGTAAGGATGACTTTATCAAGCTTGAAGATGAGTTTGGCTATCAGGTGGTAATCGATCGTAAGAAGGCTCTGAGTAGCCAAGATAGTATTCTGAAGTTGTACAGCGTCGGTGCTGCCCAGTCAGAAGACTTGAATGAGATTGATAAAGAGCTTGAAGCACCAAAAGCGACTAAAGCAGGTTCTGCAGTTTAA
- a CDS encoding SulP family inorganic anion transporter gives MNTYLSILLKDAKLRLTPFTQWAGELKNPEILRADIVAGITVALVLIPQSMAYAQLAGLPPHIGLYASFLVPIIAALFGSSRQLQNGPVAIISLMSAAALANLALSTEQYIIHAAILALMVGVFQLILGFLRLGVLVDFLSHPVVIGFTNAAAIVIGSLQIGKLFGISMESNTNLFTTFSKFIGEIPTHTHLPTLIMGIFSLFLLIYMRRQFPRLPGILLTVVITIILSWMIGFEDRGGAVVGFVNPGLPAIRIPIADEWHFKPLIVPAMIIALLSFVEAFSIAKAVASKTRQRISADQEMVGKGLANIAAGFTQGYAVSGSFSRTAVAFDAGARTGFAAIVSGIIVGITLLFLTPLLHHLPLATLAAIIIVAVYNMIKFEPFQHAWKVNPHDGAIALIVFLSTLAAAPHLETGIFIGVALSIALYLYRTMKPHFAELAKDKDGVFRDAKIYGMQTSDNFALFRFDGDLYFANAGYLEKRLLNAIADKPNLKAIVLDLEAVDQIDSTGEEMLAHMAEGLSLAGVVLCISRPKHKLLSALERSGLYHVIGAQNFYGKRIRAIWDLKERLGDELDISHLEYYKPIDELPDEHEDRDFADKPFAIKPAQKPTDSEV, from the coding sequence ATGAATACTTATCTGTCTATATTGCTAAAGGATGCCAAGCTGCGTCTGACACCATTTACCCAATGGGCGGGTGAACTTAAAAACCCGGAAATACTCAGAGCCGACATTGTTGCGGGCATTACCGTAGCACTGGTGCTAATTCCACAATCCATGGCTTATGCGCAATTAGCCGGATTGCCACCACATATCGGTTTGTATGCGTCATTTTTAGTGCCCATTATTGCGGCCCTATTTGGCTCATCAAGACAGCTACAAAATGGTCCGGTAGCGATTATATCGCTGATGAGCGCAGCCGCGCTGGCCAATCTCGCGTTATCGACAGAGCAATACATTATTCATGCGGCCATATTGGCCCTCATGGTGGGCGTGTTTCAGCTGATACTCGGCTTCTTGCGGCTGGGTGTATTGGTTGATTTCTTATCGCATCCCGTGGTGATTGGCTTTACCAATGCCGCCGCCATCGTGATCGGCAGCCTGCAAATCGGCAAGCTGTTTGGCATCAGCATGGAAAGCAACACCAATCTATTCACGACCTTTTCCAAGTTTATTGGGGAAATCCCAACGCATACCCATCTCCCGACCTTGATTATGGGGATCTTCTCCCTATTCCTGCTGATCTATATGCGTCGCCAATTTCCGCGGTTACCCGGTATTTTATTGACCGTGGTCATCACGATTATATTGTCATGGATGATTGGCTTTGAAGATCGCGGAGGCGCAGTAGTCGGTTTTGTAAACCCTGGCCTACCGGCAATTCGTATTCCAATTGCTGACGAATGGCACTTCAAGCCCTTGATTGTGCCCGCCATGATTATTGCCTTGCTAAGTTTTGTGGAAGCCTTTTCAATTGCCAAAGCCGTCGCTTCAAAAACGCGTCAGCGCATTTCAGCGGATCAGGAAATGGTCGGTAAAGGGCTCGCCAATATCGCAGCCGGCTTCACTCAGGGTTATGCGGTGTCAGGCTCGTTCTCACGTACCGCCGTGGCATTTGATGCCGGCGCCAGAACCGGTTTTGCAGCGATTGTTAGTGGTATTATCGTCGGAATCACCCTGCTATTCCTGACGCCACTACTGCATCACCTGCCATTGGCAACGCTAGCAGCCATCATTATTGTTGCTGTCTACAATATGATTAAGTTTGAACCCTTCCAACATGCCTGGAAGGTGAATCCACATGATGGTGCGATTGCTTTAATCGTCTTCTTGAGCACCTTAGCCGCAGCCCCACATTTGGAAACCGGCATCTTTATCGGTGTTGCCTTATCGATTGCGCTCTACCTTTACCGCACCATGAAGCCACACTTTGCAGAGCTGGCTAAAGACAAAGACGGTGTATTCCGAGATGCCAAAATCTATGGCATGCAAACCAGTGATAACTTCGCCCTATTCCGCTTTGATGGCGATTTGTATTTTGCTAATGCGGGTTATTTAGAGAAGCGACTGCTCAATGCCATTGCCGACAAGCCAAACTTAAAAGCGATCGTATTGGATTTGGAAGCGGTTGATCAGATTGATTCCACCGGTGAAGAAATGCTGGCACATATGGCAGAAGGCCTAAGCTTAGCAGGAGTTGTGCTCTGCATTAGCCGTCCGAAACACAAGCTACTGTCAGCATTAGAGCGCTCGGGTTTATACCATGTGATTGGCGCACAAAACTTCTACGGTAAACGCATTCGTGCGATCTGGGATCTGAAAGAACGCTTAGGGGATGAGCTCGACATTAGCCATCTGGAATACTACAAGCCAATCGATGAGCTACCAGATGAACATGAAGACCGCGACTTTGCGGATAAGCCATTTGCCATAAAGCCAGCACAGAAGCCAACTGACTCAGAAGTTTAG